The following is a genomic window from Methanoplanus sp. FWC-SCC4.
TCTTGAGATCAGTGAAAAACAATATAAAGAGCTTTTTTCAACCATGACCAATGGATTTGTTCTTAATAAGGTAATTACTGACAGCGAGGATAATCCTGTTGATTATCAATTCATTGAAGTAAATCCTGCATTTGAGCAGATGACGGGTCTTAAAGCGGAGGATATAATAGGGAAAAATTTTCTGGAAATATTTCCAAATTGCAGGAGAGATTTAGTAGAAAGATACGGGCGTATTGCTCTTAGTGGAGTTTCCGAAGAATTTACCGATTATAACCCTTTCTTCAAAAAACATTATCATATATATTCATATAGTCCGAAAAAAGGGTTTTTTGCAATAATATTGTCTGACATAACTGATCTGGTGTTGCTTAAAAAACAGCAGAGAGAATCCCTTGAGCAGATAAACAAAAATTTTGAGCAGCTCGCGATACTAAACGATGAGATCAGAAATCCGCTTCAGGCGATAATGGGCTATATCATGCTTGAGGATTTTAAATACTCAGAGAAAGTGATTAGTCAGATTGAAATTATTGATAAACTGGTAAACCGGCTTGATCAGAGATGGCTTGAATCTGAAAAAATACGTGATTTCCTAAGAAAGCACTATGATTTTGAGTAAATAATTTTTTTAGTCGATCCATTTTTTAATATAAATCCATTCTTCTTTTTTCCTATTAAAGGAATAAAGTGCATTTGCAGGACTTGTTGATACCATTTCCAGAATTTCAATATCCGGATATTTTTCAAATAAGGACTTTTGAGTTTTTTTAAACCATTTTCCCGCTCCGCTTTTTCCGTTCAGGACAATGCATTTTATTGTGGGATTATTTTGTAAAAAGCTTTCAATGTCATTTGGAACAACTTCTTTTATGCTGTTGTCACTGCTCCCTTCCCTTTTGCATTTCATCAATACATCCCAGAGAGCAATCCCTTTTTCCTTTAGCATATCGGTTTTCTTTTCGTATGACATATTTGAATCAATTCCCGTGATCTCCTCCATAATTTTCCAGAAATGATTCCTTTTATTTCCGTAATATTCATGTTTTTCAAGTGATATTACTCCCGGAAAGCTTCCCAGAATTAATATGCGGGGATTTTTTCCGGCAACAGGCAAAAAACCCTCACTGTTCTCAGTCATCCTTTTTAGATAATTGACAAACCTGAATATCAATTTTAAGATTATGCACAAAAAATCCGGGTTTTTTAGATTTTTTAGATCTATTTTTAGATTATTACTTTCACACCGCATGCCCACATGCTCATTTATATGAAGTTACAATAACTGATGATTAGTAAAGGATGGATAAATTAGTAATACGGGGAGCAAGGGAACACAACCTCAAAAATATTTCCGTAGAGCTCCCAAGAGACAAACTGATTGTAATAACAGGAGTTTCAGGCTCAGGAAAATCTACTCTGGCATTTGATACGATATATGCGGAGGGTCAGCGAAGGTATGTTGAATCTCTCTCTGCTTATGCAAGACAGTTTCTTGGTTTAATGAATAAACCTGATGTTGATTCAATAGACGGCCTTTCACCTGCAATTTCAATAGAACAGAAAACAACCTCTAAAAATCCGAGAAGTACTGTCGGGACTGTCACTGAAATATATGATTACCTTCGTCTTTTGTATGCGAGGGTAGGTATTCCGTATTGTCCTGAACACAATATTATAATTGAGTCAAGATCTCCTGAAAAAATTGCAGACTCGATAAAAGATGACTTTTCAGGAATGGTTACAATACTTGCACCTGTAATCAGGCAGAAGAAAGGCACTTACCAACATGTCTTAAAAGAACTTGACAGTGAAGGGTTTACAAGAGCAAGAGTTGACGGGGAAATCATCCGGACTGATGAAGAGATCAATCTTGAAAGATATGTCAAGCATGATATCGACGTTGTCATCGACAGACTTGAGCCGGGAGAAGACAGATCAAGGCTTGTTGAAGCAGTTGAAAATGCTCTTTTAAAATCTGAGGGACTTTTGATAGTTTCAGGAGAGAATGATACTGAAAAGATGTATTCCTCCCGTATGGCATGTCCTGTTTGTGGGATCTCCTTTGAGGAGCTTCAGCCGAGAATGTTTTCATTCAACAGTCCTTTTGGTGCATGTGAGGAGTGCAACGGGCTTGGAATAAAGATGGAGTTTGATGCTGAACTAATAATTCCGGATAAATCAAAATCACTCTCCGAAGGGGCGGTTGCAATGTACAGAAATTTCCTTGACGGATTCAGGGTTCAGTATTTGGCTGCCGTTGCAAAACATTACGGATTTGATATATTCACTCCGTTAAAGGATCTTACAAAAGAGCAGTATAATGCTCTTGTATATGGATCGGATGATTCTATACGCTTTAACATGAAGATGAAGGGAGGGGATGCGTTCTGGTCACATAACGGGAAATGGGAAGGGTTGATCCCTCAGGCAGCCCGTCTTTATGGTCAGACCAAATCTGAATACAGAAAAAAAGAACTTGAAAAGTTCATGCGAATCTCTGTTTGCCCGAAATGCGGGGGTAAGCGTTTAAAGGATAAAGTCCTCTCTGTAAAAGTAGCTGATAAATCCATAATTGACGTTACAGATCTTTCCATCTCTAAATCCCTTGAGTTCTTTGAAGATCTTTCTCTTTCAAGGAAGGAGACTGATATTGCAAAACAGGTTTTAAAAGAAATAAAATCGCGGCTTTTGTTTCTTAACGAGGTTGGACTCGGGTACCTGACATTGTCAAGAACGGCAGGGACTCTTTCCGGAGGAGAGGCGCAAAGAATCAGACTTGCAACACAGATTGGATCAAATCTTATGGGTGTATTGTACGTTTTGGATGAACCCTCAATAGGTCTCCATCAGCGTGATAATCATAAACTTATTGAAACCCTGCAAAAACTTCGTGATCTTGGCAATACGCTTGTGGTCGTTGAACATGATGAAGATACGATCAGGGAGGCGGATTATGTTGTGGATATTGGCCCCGGCGCAGGTGTTCATGGCGGAAATATTGTTGCGTTGGGAACGCCGGAAGAGATTGAGGCAAATCCTGATTCACTCACCGGCAAATATCTTTCCGGGACTGAAATTATTGAAATTCCAAAGAAAAGGCGGAAGAGCGATTCTTTCATTCATATAACCGGATGCAGTGAAAATAATCTCAAATCTGTTGATGCACATATTCCGATAGGTCTTTTAACCCTGATTACAGGAGTTTCCGGCAGTGGTAAATCAACACTTGTATACGATACATTATACCGTGCCCTTATGAAAACGGTAAACGATTCAAAGACAAGTCCCGGGAAATATGAAAAGCTTGAATTTGATTCTGAAATTGACAAAGTTATTGTAATTGATCAAAGCCCTATAGGAAGAACGCCCCGTTCCAATCCTGCAACATACACCAAAGTGTTTGATGAGATAAGGAAGATATTTGCCGAAACAAAAGAGGCAAAGCTAAGAGGCTATAAACCTGGAAGATTTTCATTCAATGTCAAAGGGGGACGCTGTGAGGCATGCAACGGTGACGGGCTTATAAAAATTGAGATGAACTTTTTGCCTGATGTGTATGTTGAGTGCGAGGAATGTAAAGGAACAAGATACAATGCCGAAACTCTTGAAGTCAAATATAAGGGAAAATCAATTTCAGATGTTTTGAACATGACAGTTGAAGAGGCATACTATCTCTTTGAAAATATTCCTTCAATTAAAAACAAACTCGAAACTCTTTGCAGGGTAGGTCTTGGTTATGTAAAACTTGGCCAGAGTTCAACAACTCTTTCCGGAGGAGAGGCACAGAGAATTAAACTCACAAGGGAGCTATCCAAAAAAGGTACCGGAAAAACAATTTATCTTCTGGATGAACCAACTACCGGTCTGCATTTCCATGACGTGAAAAAACTGATTCAGGTTCTAAACAGTCTTGTTGACAAGGGAAATACTGTTGTTGTAATTGAACACAATCTTGATGTGATTAAATCGGCAGATCATATTATTGATTTGGGACCTGAGGGAGGCGATATGGGAGGAGAAATAATTGCCACCGGCACTCCAGAACAGGTTGCAGAGAATATGAAAAGTTATACCGGACATTTTCTTGCCTATATGATGAAAAAAGAAACTAAAAAATAATCCATAAATTCTTTAATTCCGGTTATAAATAAAAATCTAATATTGTATGATTGATTTATCAGTTATTCCAAAAGACCCCGGCTGTTATCTTTACAAAGATCAAAATGGAAAAATAATATACATCGGAAAAGCAAAAAACCTAAAAAAAAGGGTTTCATCTTATTTTAACAAAAAGGATCACGATCCTAAGACAAAAGCTCTTCTAAAGGCAATTGTGGATATTGATCTCATAATAACAGGAACTGAAGTAGAGGCTTTAATTCTTGAAAACAACCTGATTAAAAGATACCAGCCAAAATATAATATTGATTTAAAGGATTCCAAAAATTATGCATATATCCGGATTAGCGGAGAAAAATTTCCACGAATTGGTATTGCCAGAACAAAAAGCAGTAGTGGCGAATATTTCGGGCCTTTTGTTTCTGCAAAGGAAAGGGACTATGTACTCTCGGTGTTAAAGAAAATTTTCAGGCTTCGATCATGCAGAAGAATGACAAAGAAGGCCTGTCTGAGGTACCACATCGGAACATGCACGGGCCCCTGCACCGGCAATATCAGTGAGGAAGAATATAGAAACCTGATCTTAAAAGCTGAATCTGTACTCCGTGGAAATACAAAGGAATTACTTTCATCCCTGGAATCTGAGATGAAAGAAAAATCCAAAAATCTTGAATTTGAAAAAGCCATTGAACTCAGGGAGCAAATCGAAGCAGTCCGGCATCTTGATGACAGACAGCATATAGATCGCCGAAAAATTACTGATGAAGATATTATCAATTATTCTATCCGAAACGGTGTTATGTACCTGATGATTTTTTCAGTTTATAAAGGAACTCTCTCTGAAAAACAGGAATTTGTTTTTGAGGGTGGAGATGAATCCCTTGAAGAATTCATTGTTCAGTATTATTCGGAAAATGAACCTCCCCTGGAACTGATTCTGCCAAGGGAAACAGAACCTGTTATAGCTGAATTCTTATCCTCACAAAAGAGCAGAAAAGTAAAAGTAACTGTTCCTAAAAAAGGGGATAAGAAAAACCTGCTTGATCTTGTAAAGCATAATGTGGATACGGTGTTTTTTGGAGGCGAGATTAAGGTAAAAGAACTTAAAAAACGCCTTCATCTCTCCGAAGAGCCGGAAATAATTGAGTGTTTTGACATATCACATCTTGCGGGTACATCAATGGTCGGGTCAATGGTGCAGTTTAGATACGGAAAACCTGATAAGAGAAATTACCGAAGATTCAGGATTAAAACAATTGATGGCATTGATGATTTTGCTGCCATTGCCGAAGTTGTAAAAAGAAGATACCAGCGAATAAAAAATGAAAACGGTGAGTTCCCGGATCTCATAATTATTGACGGTGGTAAAGGACAGCTTTCATCTGCAAAAAATATCCTTGATGAAATTGGTGTAAAGATACCTGTTATATCCATTGCAAAAAGAGAGGAGGAGATATATGTGCCCGGGCTTAAATATCCCCTTCCATTAAAAAAAGATGAGAAAGCATCTCTTTTTATTCAGGAGATAAGAGATGAGGCACATCGTTTTGCAATAAGTTATAACCGTCTGTTAAGGAAAAAGGAAATTACGGGGTGATAAATATTAAAGCAAATCAGAAGTTTGAACTGGTCTCTGATTTTAAACCGGAGGGATCACAGCCTGAAGCAATTGAAGAGCTAACCAAAGGGTTAACCGTCCATAAAAGGTTTCAGACACTGCTGGGTGTTACTGGTTCGGGAAAAACCTTTACAATTGCAAATGTAATTTCGAAAGTACAAAAGCCAACCCTTGTCCTTGCACACAATAAAACACTTGCTGCACAGTTATACAATGAATTTAAGGAGTTTTTCCCAAAAAACAGGGTTGAATATTTTGTATCCTATTATGATTTTTATCAGCCTGAATCCTATCTCCCCGCAAAAGATCAGTATATAGAAAAAGACGCCCACATAAATCCTAAAATTGAGCAGATGCGTCTTTCCGCCACGGCTTCTCTTCTCTCAGGAAAAGATGTGATTGTTGTTGCATCGGTTTCGGCAATATACGGTCTTGGAAACCCTGAAAATTTTGAAAAAATGGGATTTGAACTAAATGTTGGGGATATCGTAAAAAGAAACGATATTCTTGAAAAACTTATTGACATTTTGTTTGAGAGAAATGATATTGAACTCATGCCCGGACGCTTCCGGGTAAAAGGTGATACAATTGATTTAATCCCGGGGTATTTCAACAATATTATCAGAATTGAGATGTTTGGTGATGAGATTGAAAGAATCTCCGAGATTGATAAAATAACGGGAAACCGTCTTGACCAGATGAATTACTTTTTTGTTTATCCTGCAAAGCATTTTGTTATACCGGAGTCTGAAAAAGAGGAGGCACTTTTGGAGATAAATAATGAGCTTGACGAATGGCTGCCAAATCTTGGTCTTCTGGAATCTCACAGGCTTAAACAAAGAACCCTTTTTGATATTGAAATGATTCGGGAGACAGGTTCATGCAAAGGAATTGAAAATTATTCCCGCTTTTTTGATCACAGAGAGAAGGGAGTAAAACCGTTTTGCCTTCTGGATTATTTCCCTGAAGATTTTTTGATGGTAATTGATGAAAGCCATCAGACTCTTCCACAGGTAAGGGGTATGTACAACGGAGACAGATCCAGAAAAGAACCGCTTGTAAAATATGGTTTCAGACTTCCATCCGCATTTGATAATCGTCCTCTGGTTTTCAGCGAATTCGAAGAGTATATGAAAAATGTGATTTTTGTATCCGCCACACCCGGAAGCTATGAAAATGAAAATTCACCTGAGATTGTTGAACAGATTATAAGACCGACAGGGCTTATTGACCCGGAGGTTGAAGTCAGGCCTGTTAAGGGACAGACAGATGATGTCTTAAAAGAGATTAAAAAGACGATTGAAAAAGGGGACAGGGTGCTTATCACAACCCTCACCAAAAAACTTGCGGAAGAACTATCGGATTATCTTGCCGAACAGAATATCAAAACAAGGTATCTTCATTCAGATATTAAAACAATTGAAAGAACGGAGATTATCCGTGAACTTCGTCTTGGTAAATTTGATGTTCTTGTCGGAATCAACCTTTTAAGAGAAGGTCTTGATATTCCCGAAGTAGGTTTTATCGGTATTCTGGATGCTGACAAAGAAGGATTTTTGCGTGATGCAAAAAGCCTTATACAGATAATTGGTCGTGCTGCAAGAAACGTAAATTCTCATGTTGTTCTTTACGGTGACAGGATGACGGATTCCATGAAAACCGCAATTGAAGAGACAAACCGCCGCAGGAAGATTCAGGTTGAATATAATCAGTCACATGGTATCACTCCGACAACTGTTGTAAAACCAATACGGGAAAAAGAGGTGGAAATTAAGGATACGAAACACATCCCGAAGAGAGATATACCAAATGTTTTAATCGAACTTGAATCTGAAATGTATTCGGCAGCAGATTCACTTGATTTTGAAAGGGCCATTGAATTAAGAGAGAGAATAAAAAGATTAAAAGAAGATCTCAATAAAGCTGATTAAAATTATTACAGGTAAAAACCGGTTTTTTGTTGCAATATATCTTTTTTTAACACATCATTTTTATGAAAAATTACTTTCACACCGTGCGCAAAGCAGATATATAGTCCTGATGTTCATTTTAAAATATGAAAAACATCGAAATGTCAAAAGACGGAAATATTCTTACTTTAAAAGTGGATCTCTCACAAGAATTCGGAGAATCAAAATCCGGAAAATCCATAACAATTGCATCAACAGAAGGGAATATATCTGTGCCTGATGATGAAGACATTAAAATAGGCCTTAATATTTACCGGAAAAAATAACCGGATCATGATTGGGGCTTTTCCCGGATTATTAAATTTGTTCTGAACAAAAAAAATTGTGAATTAAAAAAATTATTATTTTAATTCTTCAAGGCCGTTTTTGAATTCATCAATGTATTCTTTCATTGAAAGACTTCCTTCGGGGAAAGGGCAGTCAATATCATACATCTTTTCAATCATTGGATTTGAGGGAAGAAAGATCATATCTGTTTTGGTTTTTTTGCATGCTTCGACCATTGCTTTTCTAAACGGACCTATGCAGTAAGCAATTCTTTTTTGATAAGTTTTTTTTGTTTTGTTGAGGTAACCAACGAGTCTGTACACTTCAATTCTGTGAAAATCAATTCTTTCCTTATCATTGGTGCATTTACCAAGCATGTAATGATAATTTGAATATGGATACATGAGTTCAAGCTCTGAGGGTACTGTTCCGCATGTTCCGAATATTACCACATGGTACTTTTCAGGAGGAAGGGCATTTTTTATAATTTTGTGAAACAGTTTATGGCTCGGGCTCTGACTGTAAGGTTTTCGTAGTGCACAGGGAATAAATATCCCTATTTCTTTTTCTTCGATGTGATAATTATCTATTATATACCTGTATGCGTCTTCGAATTCCGGTCTGTAAAAAGGGGGATCATAAATCTCGATTTTGTTTCCTTTTTTGTCTGTAACGTAATTTTTCTGTGACATCTTTGAAATCAGCCCAATTCCCTGGTGAAAAATGTTTTAGATTAATTAAATTTCAAAAATTAATATTGCTTTGTATTGTACAGGTATTTATTCTGGAAGCAGATCAATTAGTTCAAGTTCATATGTAAGGTTCATTCCCGCCATTGGATGATTTGCATCGACTTTTATTGTTTTTGTGTTGATTTCCATTACTTTTACAAGTGAGTTCTGGCCTGTTGGTAGTTTCAGGTTTACGATCTGTCCGGGTTTTGGATCATATGTAAAGTTCAGACCTTTTTTCCTCAATTTAAATACGAGTCTTTTATTATATTCTCCGTATGCATTTTCAGCAGGAAGATCAACTTTTACAACGTCTCCTGGTTTTTTTCCATAAAGTGCTTCTTCAAATGCCGGATTTATATTTCCGTCACCTAAGACAATTCTTTGCGGGTCTTCATTTTTTGAACTTTCAAATATATCTCCGTCTTCAGTTATGCTCGTGAAATGAACAAGAAGAAGATCTCCTTTCTTTGCACCAGTCATGCTTCACCTGCCTGTTTTTTGTAAATTTCATAGTTTTTTAATATTTTTCGATACAGTTTTTAAAAATAATTCTTCTTCATCAATGTTTGCCATGGAAAACATAAATGTGAATAATGTTCCAATAACTCAATCACTATGTCCGGTGAGTTAAAAAAAGTTATTGTTGTTTTATGTACTGTTTCATCAGAAGAATCTAAAAAAATATGCAAAGATATAATCAAATCGGGATATGCCGCCTGTATTAATAAAATTCCTGTTGGTTCATATTATTTGTGGGATGATAAATTCTGCCATGATGAAGAGGATTTGTTGATAATAAAGACAATTGAATCGCAATTTGATGATCTGAAAGAATTTATTAAAGCCCGTCATTCATATGCACTTCCTGAGATAATATCAATACCTGTGGAAAACGGCTCAGAGGATTATTTAAACTGGGTACGTGAGACCGTTACTTCGTTTAAAAAATCAAAATGATATTTATATTTCAGTCACTGTTTTGGTAATTTTGATAATAACAGAAAAACAGGCTGATTAAAAAAAATAATTTATCTGGGTGAAATCAATTTGTCCAGAGTTATCTCAAATGTCAGATTCTTTCCTGCCAGCGGGTGATTTGCATCAAGTGTAACTTCACTTTCATTGAAATCTGTTATGGTCACCTGATATACACTTCCGTCATTTCCGCTCATTCCAAAACTTTTGCCTTTTTCAAGTTCAAAAGATTCCGGGAACTGGTCTCTGCCGGCAATAAATGTCAGATTTTCATCACGTTCACCGTATGCTTCATCCGGTGTCAGTGTTACGGTTTTTATTTCTCCCTCTTTCATTCCAACAACAGCTTTTTCAAATCCGGAAATCATCTGTTTTTTTCCAAGAACAAATTTAAGGGGAGTGCCGTTTCCTTTAACTGACTGGTCAAAAACAGTTCCGTCATCAAGGGTTCCAGTATAATATACTTCCACAGTATCTCCATATCTTGCAGAATCAGTATTATTTTCAGCTGACTGGGTACATCCTGCTGTCAGAACAGTCATGATTGCCAAAAATACTATTAAAAATCCAAAACTTAATTTTTTCATGAAATCTCTCTTTTTATTTTAGGAATAATAAGAAAATAAAGTATTTGATCATTTTATTTTTCAAAAAAGTTTATGAAAATTTGGCAGGTATTTTTAATTGAATTATAATCAAATATAATCAGGTTGAAAATAATAAGGAATGTTGCCGATAATGGAAAATGCTTCTTCATTTAAGAAAATAATGTTAATCGGGATAACAGTGGGTATTATTTCCGGTGTCGGTGCTCTTTTGTTTTTCTGGGGATTAAAATACGGTACTCTGTTTGTTATGGAGACATTTTTCGAATATTATCTGCCTCTTGAAGGACAGACTA
Proteins encoded in this region:
- a CDS encoding DNA-deoxyinosine glycosylase, which translates into the protein MTENSEGFLPVAGKNPRILILGSFPGVISLEKHEYYGNKRNHFWKIMEEITGIDSNMSYEKKTDMLKEKGIALWDVLMKCKREGSSDNSIKEVVPNDIESFLQNNPTIKCIVLNGKSGAGKWFKKTQKSLFEKYPDIEILEMVSTSPANALYSFNRKKEEWIYIKKWID
- the uvrA gene encoding excinuclease ABC subunit UvrA, whose translation is MDKLVIRGAREHNLKNISVELPRDKLIVITGVSGSGKSTLAFDTIYAEGQRRYVESLSAYARQFLGLMNKPDVDSIDGLSPAISIEQKTTSKNPRSTVGTVTEIYDYLRLLYARVGIPYCPEHNIIIESRSPEKIADSIKDDFSGMVTILAPVIRQKKGTYQHVLKELDSEGFTRARVDGEIIRTDEEINLERYVKHDIDVVIDRLEPGEDRSRLVEAVENALLKSEGLLIVSGENDTEKMYSSRMACPVCGISFEELQPRMFSFNSPFGACEECNGLGIKMEFDAELIIPDKSKSLSEGAVAMYRNFLDGFRVQYLAAVAKHYGFDIFTPLKDLTKEQYNALVYGSDDSIRFNMKMKGGDAFWSHNGKWEGLIPQAARLYGQTKSEYRKKELEKFMRISVCPKCGGKRLKDKVLSVKVADKSIIDVTDLSISKSLEFFEDLSLSRKETDIAKQVLKEIKSRLLFLNEVGLGYLTLSRTAGTLSGGEAQRIRLATQIGSNLMGVLYVLDEPSIGLHQRDNHKLIETLQKLRDLGNTLVVVEHDEDTIREADYVVDIGPGAGVHGGNIVALGTPEEIEANPDSLTGKYLSGTEIIEIPKKRRKSDSFIHITGCSENNLKSVDAHIPIGLLTLITGVSGSGKSTLVYDTLYRALMKTVNDSKTSPGKYEKLEFDSEIDKVIVIDQSPIGRTPRSNPATYTKVFDEIRKIFAETKEAKLRGYKPGRFSFNVKGGRCEACNGDGLIKIEMNFLPDVYVECEECKGTRYNAETLEVKYKGKSISDVLNMTVEEAYYLFENIPSIKNKLETLCRVGLGYVKLGQSSTTLSGGEAQRIKLTRELSKKGTGKTIYLLDEPTTGLHFHDVKKLIQVLNSLVDKGNTVVVIEHNLDVIKSADHIIDLGPEGGDMGGEIIATGTPEQVAENMKSYTGHFLAYMMKKETKK
- the uvrC gene encoding excinuclease ABC subunit UvrC; this encodes MIDLSVIPKDPGCYLYKDQNGKIIYIGKAKNLKKRVSSYFNKKDHDPKTKALLKAIVDIDLIITGTEVEALILENNLIKRYQPKYNIDLKDSKNYAYIRISGEKFPRIGIARTKSSSGEYFGPFVSAKERDYVLSVLKKIFRLRSCRRMTKKACLRYHIGTCTGPCTGNISEEEYRNLILKAESVLRGNTKELLSSLESEMKEKSKNLEFEKAIELREQIEAVRHLDDRQHIDRRKITDEDIINYSIRNGVMYLMIFSVYKGTLSEKQEFVFEGGDESLEEFIVQYYSENEPPLELILPRETEPVIAEFLSSQKSRKVKVTVPKKGDKKNLLDLVKHNVDTVFFGGEIKVKELKKRLHLSEEPEIIECFDISHLAGTSMVGSMVQFRYGKPDKRNYRRFRIKTIDGIDDFAAIAEVVKRRYQRIKNENGEFPDLIIIDGGKGQLSSAKNILDEIGVKIPVISIAKREEEIYVPGLKYPLPLKKDEKASLFIQEIRDEAHRFAISYNRLLRKKEITG
- the uvrB gene encoding excinuclease ABC subunit UvrB → MKANQKFELVSDFKPEGSQPEAIEELTKGLTVHKRFQTLLGVTGSGKTFTIANVISKVQKPTLVLAHNKTLAAQLYNEFKEFFPKNRVEYFVSYYDFYQPESYLPAKDQYIEKDAHINPKIEQMRLSATASLLSGKDVIVVASVSAIYGLGNPENFEKMGFELNVGDIVKRNDILEKLIDILFERNDIELMPGRFRVKGDTIDLIPGYFNNIIRIEMFGDEIERISEIDKITGNRLDQMNYFFVYPAKHFVIPESEKEEALLEINNELDEWLPNLGLLESHRLKQRTLFDIEMIRETGSCKGIENYSRFFDHREKGVKPFCLLDYFPEDFLMVIDESHQTLPQVRGMYNGDRSRKEPLVKYGFRLPSAFDNRPLVFSEFEEYMKNVIFVSATPGSYENENSPEIVEQIIRPTGLIDPEVEVRPVKGQTDDVLKEIKKTIEKGDRVLITTLTKKLAEELSDYLAEQNIKTRYLHSDIKTIERTEIIRELRLGKFDVLVGINLLREGLDIPEVGFIGILDADKEGFLRDAKSLIQIIGRAARNVNSHVVLYGDRMTDSMKTAIEETNRRRKIQVEYNQSHGITPTTVVKPIREKEVEIKDTKHIPKRDIPNVLIELESEMYSAADSLDFERAIELRERIKRLKEDLNKAD
- a CDS encoding DUF5591 domain-containing protein, whose translation is MSQKNYVTDKKGNKIEIYDPPFYRPEFEDAYRYIIDNYHIEEKEIGIFIPCALRKPYSQSPSHKLFHKIIKNALPPEKYHVVIFGTCGTVPSELELMYPYSNYHYMLGKCTNDKERIDFHRIEVYRLVGYLNKTKKTYQKRIAYCIGPFRKAMVEACKKTKTDMIFLPSNPMIEKMYDIDCPFPEGSLSMKEYIDEFKNGLEELK
- a CDS encoding FKBP-type peptidyl-prolyl cis-trans isomerase — translated: MTGAKKGDLLLVHFTSITEDGDIFESSKNEDPQRIVLGDGNINPAFEEALYGKKPGDVVKVDLPAENAYGEYNKRLVFKLRKKGLNFTYDPKPGQIVNLKLPTGQNSLVKVMEINTKTIKVDANHPMAGMNLTYELELIDLLPE
- the cutA gene encoding divalent-cation tolerance protein CutA codes for the protein MSGELKKVIVVLCTVSSEESKKICKDIIKSGYAACINKIPVGSYYLWDDKFCHDEEDLLIIKTIESQFDDLKEFIKARHSYALPEIISIPVENGSEDYLNWVRETVTSFKKSK
- a CDS encoding FKBP-type peptidyl-prolyl cis-trans isomerase — protein: MKKLSFGFLIVFLAIMTVLTAGCTQSAENNTDSARYGDTVEVYYTGTLDDGTVFDQSVKGNGTPLKFVLGKKQMISGFEKAVVGMKEGEIKTVTLTPDEAYGERDENLTFIAGRDQFPESFELEKGKSFGMSGNDGSVYQVTITDFNESEVTLDANHPLAGKNLTFEITLDKLISPR